The genomic interval GACTCAACCCATACTTAGGCATGTTTGTCCACACTGTTCGTTTATCTCCGTTACTCGGTTGCTTGAGGCCGATTTTATGATGGGAATGCCATTCGCCAATATGGCAAAGTCCTTCCTTACCAGTCAAATGAGAGCCAACCTTCTCTAAGTACTCCACGTCTTGGAAGAACGAGGTGGTAGTTCTCTGACAATTTGTACCGGGACCCAACACGAACTGGACCACTGCCGTGTAATCATCGTACCACAGACCGAACAAATCTCCACCCGTCTCAAGATCTTGATTTTTGAAAACCCAAGCACAAATTTGCTTGTACTCGCTGACATAAATGGCCACCGTGAATTCTTTATCTGTGGACATAAGGAAAGTAAACGGGTCAACTCGATCcttttgaaatagaaaaaaagaccTGTCTCGGGTAGGATTGTGTCTGATCTACAGAACATTTCCTAGAAGCGAAACAAGGCAACAAGAATTCGTTGAGATATTAGTATTTCTCTCAGCGTAAACCTAGCGTTTCCCGCGAATAGGGGCGAATAATCTCAGTGGTCTCTTAGAAAAATGTAGCTAGCTTTCATGGAGTGCTTGTGAGGATATGACATGACTACCTTATTTGTTTAACCACGCTAACttagttaaaaaatattcttcGTCACTGCAACTGTGCAGAAGAAAGTTCATTTTCATATGTTTTGATGTTACTAAATTTAGATATGATAGATCGCTTTCCGGGAAACAAAGGAAGCCCTGAGTCTTCATTGCGTTACTCTGTAGTTGCGTCACGCACACCCTAACAATCAACAATCAACTTGTTCAATCAAATTTTAATAAGCTTTATCATCATGGCAGTCTTTGCTCTACGACTGTACAATTTGCACTAGGCATGATAAATGTACTTTGCTCAGAACTGAATGGAAAATGTGCTATAAATTAACCTTCTTCATCTTCTTGAAATTTATTACctcagttaaaaataaacttatcaTTTGCAACAATATTGACTCGCAAAATGCTACTTTCTATTCAAGCAAAGTTGATTCATGGTATCAAGAATCTTTTGCTTAACTACCTTAGGTGCAAGTCTCGGAAGCTGTAAAGGCATTCTTAACTTGATATTCAGAATATCAAGTATAATAAGCGTTAATTCGCTAAATTCAATGTTTCTTTAACTAACAATTAACACTGAACTGAACTAGCTGCGACTTGCAAAATCTATGATTATGATTGGTTTTGAATAACACATCTGCAATTATATCCATAATGTCGCATTAACAGCTCTTCTCTTTCTTCAGTTCCTGTTCATTCGCTTAACCAATGAGTTAAGAATTATGCTAAACGTCTTCCATTTGTAAGTCCCCCTGCAATGTCGTTGCATGTTTATGCTGGATTTTAGTTGAATTTTTTGTTGAATCTAAGTAATTTAACTGATCCAAAAAACCTGCTTTCtcaataaataagaaaaaaacaacaggaaaagCGTTCGATTTTTATCACCACTATGAAAAGCaatctgtgttttgttttacagcAATACACAGCGGAATTGAAAAGGCCAGCGCCTTCTTATTTCATAAAGAATTGACAGCCTACCATCTTCATTGCCACCGCCCCGTTCTTCATCAAATGGCTGCCTTTGTGTAACTACAGGCCGCTCTTTGGGCACGGAGATAGCCTTCTTAGACAATTCCAGTAAACCCACTTTTTCCTTCTGGTTCAGGCACTCTGCATCTCCCGCTAAAACCTCAAGACACCTTGAACGGAAGGGGCTTTCATTTTGCAATAAAACGAATTTTCCCTGCCGAACCGGCTTCCTCTTATTGGTATTCTTCTCGAATTCGAACAGGAAGCATCCTGTGCTGGCGGATAAATTTCGGTTTTCAATGTTTGCAATGAACAGTAGAAAGCGACTCAGCCCATATTTAGGCATGTTTGTCCAAACCGTTCGTTCATCTCCGCCACTTGGTCGTTTAAGACCGATTGTGTGATGAGAATGCCACTCACCAATGTGACAGAGCCCTTCCTTGCTAGTCAAATGGGAGCCAACCTTCTCCAAGTACCTCACATCTTGGTAAAACGAACCCGAAGTCCTTTGACAATGTTTGCCAGGCCCCAAAACGAGCTGGATCACTGCAGTGTGATCATTGTTCCAAAGCCCGAACAGATCTCCGCCGGTTTCTAAACTTCGCTCTTTTAAGACCCAAGCGCAAATTTGCTTGTATTCACTGGCATAAATAGCCACACGGAATTCTCCTTGACTCGACATCAAGCGGCAAAATTAGAAACCACAAATGATTTATGAAAGTGGCTAAGTTGAAGCTGATTTGGTTTTCTTCAAAGGAAGAAAGAACACCCTGTTTTCGAAAACAGCGAAAATAAAGCAATGTGTTCACGAGTCAACATAATGGTTGTTTTTCCAACGTGAATAATTATGGTTTCCCGGAATTGCTTAATTTATTCACTCATGGATCTAGAGCGTATCGAGAcctatttttgtctttttgcatAGAAACAAATTCAACTCTGCCTTTTAAAGCATCTTTGTCTTTTTCACTGAATTTATTCGGGGAGCTCTGACTAAATCTTCTGTGGCTGTGATGTatctgaaaacttttaaaaactacGATGCTTCACAGCAAATGGTTTTAATAATTCAAAACTATGAAAGGcaatatttgtttgttaatgATTTCTCAGAAAGCTATTAAACTCTAGCCGTTATGTCGAGCAGAACTATGACCTCCAGCGTACAGGAAGTTGTTGAAATAATAAGATTAAAATAATACGTGTCGGCATACATCACTAACTCAGATTCTACTCTCTGAATATCTTAATAAGTGGATACATTTGTGCGGTGCTTTCCATTTTATTCTAAATACCTTCAAATcttggaaagaacaaaaaaaggcaaCTATCCCCTAGCTAACCATATTCTGAGTGTCACTGAATGGAATGACTATGATTTCTAAGAAACCAGTTTGGTTATTCGTATCATTAACTCAGTGGCTAAGATTATATTTCAATTCTCATTTCGTGACACATGAAAATTGACCATTCGTTTCTAGGAAATTCGTACTTCGTAGAATAATTTTGATTGTATGAAACAACCAAGCAGGACTTCTGTAACACTCATCAAGCCATCCTCAAAGTGAAAGCATCGAGGAGAGTCGCCCTCTTAAGGATGAGTTGGAGCAAACAGCAACAAACACGCCTGGGATTTGAAAAAGACATAATAGATGGCAAGCTGAATAACGTGACTTGGATCAACCCCAGGTCTGCTGGAAATACCAGAGTCGAGTGGCGAGTGAACACAAACAACGGGAACAATTACACGCTTCGTGTTTACGTCCCGGAGGAGTTTCCAAACGAATGCCCTGTATTAGTTGTAAGTTCTCCTTCTTCTGTTTTACGGAAGAAGGACGGATCTCTTCTCCAGTTTTCCAGCAGCGAAGATCACGTTTATGGCATACACGATGATCTGACGGAAATTTGCCATTTTAATAAGGGCATTTGGTCGAGTGAAAATACCATCTACCAAGTGTTGATGAAAGGTCGCATCTGGCTGGAAGCGTACGAGATCCATCGGCAAACCGGTGAAAATCTTGAGAAATATCTCGCACACATGAATTGATTCAAAGGGAAATCCTATTTTTGAACTGCGTTGCAACATGAACAGTACGTAGGAAAAAAAGCCGTTGAATAGCCTAGAGATGAACAAACAATTGCGATATTTGTAGCATTAGATATTGATTCTCATCCACTGTTACCGACCTTATAAGCATAAAAAAGCGTAAAAGTAATAAGTTGAGAGACTGTTACTCGATATTTAAGTCAAGAAAATGTCTCATTTAAGGGCAATGTAGTAAAGGATTCCTTTAAATTGTCTGTGTGTAGGATACTTCGGTGTTTGTGTGCAAGGAAGCTTTATATTTCTTAGCAAGGTACTAACTCTGACAGATCTATTTGGGGCATCGAATGCTAAAGAACTAAAGAGACTGTCattaaatatttccttcaaAGTTGGAGTACTGATATATTTAGATTTAGCGGTCCATGTGTGCAGTAAATTAGAAAGGTTTTCGATTTAATACCTCAACAAAAGAGAATCttgtttactttcatttttctggGAAAAAAGATGATTCATCGCATTGAAATCCGGCGAGGTGGACATTCCCTCGAGCAATAAAATTGTATTGACGCATTAGATAAAGTAGACGTGATAACCCATGCTCTTTATAAAAGCAGTATCACTCGTGCGAACTAACTCCTTGGAAAACCCTATGTACGAAGGACTTGTTTCCACTGCAGTAACACCAACATTGTTTTCCTTGAAAGCTGATACTGACTGACAATAGCATGATTTATGGAATACATGAATTAAAAAACCAACTAGTGCCTAGTCGCTCCATTTTCTAGTTATTTAGAGAATCTCCCGTTTAAACGATAAAAGGTCGCTAAGAAGCAACAAGTAAAAGACAAAGTCTACTCCTTTAATAGCGATGTTATTTCTCCCTCGCACGGACTACAAGTTTCCCAGTCGTAGGGTCGAACATCAACACTTCTTCTGTGGAGCTTTGCAAGTTTTCCCAAAAGTTTTCACTCCTTTGATAGGGATTTCGTACCACCCTATCGCGGGCTTGAATTTTTCCTGTTGCAGGGTCAAATACCAAAACGTTGTCGCTATTGGAAGAAGACTGAAAGAAGTCTGTGTTCAATGAGTCGCTGTTATCAGAAATGATTTTAATCTGTGCTGCTTTGGCGCGCGCTTCCTGTCTTGTCATAACTGCCATCTTTCCTGTGGAAAGGACTACGACTAAGATGAACCCAGAATACCGTTCAGGGTTTTGGGAGAACTCGGTCACCGATGGACGACGTGAGCTTTGACTGATATTATTAGCTTGCTTATAGAAAGCGGAGATGATGTCAGGCAGTGAGTTGTTATTTCGAGGCACACGTCTACTTTCCTCAGCACCCATGATCGATTCGAAGAACTTCACAAGCGATATTAGCAAAGTTTTAAGAGTTTATCTTTCACAAGTCGTCGCTCATCATTTGAATCTCAGGAAATTCCAATGTAACAAATAGAAGAACTGCGAAATAAATGCTTATTACAAACCTCAGGTCTATCAACTTATGATTTCGTCATTCCTGAATGCCGTTTCGTGGTTCAACATTCTTCGAACTTTTTGGTCAGCGGAGGTAAAATGTTTACACTTTCTGAGAAATTCGGGAAGCGCAGTTGGCGACTAGAGAGGTTCTATTCTCTCATGGTACCATatctttttgataaaataaagttaaaaaattttttttttgaaataatttaattcaGGGAAAAGCAAGGGCATTAAAATCGGCAAAGAAAGAGAACTTACATTCGACGTAGAACAGGGTAAAATATGTGACTGCGGTAACTGTAACTTTCCAACACCACGATTAACTAATACAAAGTGATTTAAAATTTCGACAATTAATTAAGTAAAGGTGATAGGAAAGAAATTCAACCAACTTGAAATGACGATACTTACATTGTTACGATTACTGAAAAACTGCACTTGCACTCGACGAGAAAACATTGTCCGAAGACGAAATGAATAACGTAAATACTGCTCGAAAGCGAACTGTGACTAGCGTGactgcagaaaaaaagggaaaggccccctgaataaagaaaactaattttataCACgcaggaaaaactgaaaattaatgcCTGCGAAACTGGAAGTGTAACTGGCGCCAATAATTATAAATGGAACAATAATGAACGAAAGTATGCGatatggaaaacaaaagaagcttaCTAACCGGtgtaacaaaacatttattgaGACGACGCGAAACAGCAACAACACTCTAGAGACACCCCTAATTAACAATTGACAACACTGATTCCGCTCGCTAAGACCTTACAATATAGTAATTCGCAGCCTCCAATAATTTCATTCGGACGTGACATAAACATatgcaactttttggtcagaagttaatttcaaagcaatgaccaacctggaactttccaatgcgctcgctcacgatgcaaaaattgtcctttcattcatagcgcagagaaaatgtcgggacccaagagatccattacGATCACTGATCACCTCACGTGTACCTCTGCCAATGTCATCTACTGCGTAATgaacttgcacttattgcaaaaagttatacatcggTGAAACGGGAAGACGACTAGATGACCGATGCCGAGAATACCTTCGCGATATGGAAAGAAATGATAAGGACGCACCCtaaccagtcgctagacacttcaTTTCCgaacagccccatactacattatgcattcagttcttggatagagaaaacaatgacaaagacAATACATTTCCACTGggaaaaacagatttgttttacaatagtatggagCTCTGCGGAAATTTAACcgacactttaatctccccaACCGTTCTAAgcaacatatggcagtttgcggccttctCTACATCTAAGCAgctcggaaagccgcaaaactcgagaacaaaaatttgtctttcaaatcggcactcttatATTAGTCCTCGCGGTATCAAAGAACGCTTTTCATTGAACTAATTCATTCTTGTGTTCTCGTCactatattcccaccaatagcgtagctccattttctgcaaaTAATCCCACAGGAACCCAAAATTCCTCCAGTCGCTCTAATGAAGTCtaataacgctcgaaacatcagcttttgaactctttacagtggccaatttacgttatcaacttagttgataattctaaattaccctttcacactctcccaccgacgcagcactacagtttaagtttagaaacttaccccctttatactttCGAAGTAGTTTCGAAACTCTGCAGAGTATATAAAATTCGAATGTCTAAAACAGCTCCCCCCCCCATAGCGACATTTGGGTTTCCACATCGTACCTGTCACAGTTGTACACTACACCTAACTGTTTATCGAAGATTTGATGAAGGGATAGGTCATACCGAAACACACAGAATGGATACTACAACATTATTTCATGAAGACAGGGATCCACAGAATAATAACGCTTTTTTGAAGGTAAGAGGTTTACGTATGTACATTCGCACGATTTTATCTAACCATCATCAGTTTTCATGGACGATTTGAACGCAGCAAAGTCAACGATAGGAAATTCTGTTTGAGATCAACCAAAATGTTTAgatttattggtttttttatgCGGTATTTGATATTTTTCGGCGGTGATTATCGATATtcacgattttttttcaaaacgttAAGACTGAGGCAAAATTGAAGGAACGgaataaattaatgatatcgGAAGAAGTTACCGCGACTTGTTTCACGGTTATGTCACTCTCTGGAGCTACGCGAGTAACGAAACtaatttctttgatattttcacaAGTTTCCAGAGGAGGTAGTAGGTTTGgttatcaaaattaaataaattgtaGTTTCAAATAAGTTCGCCCTCACGtacctaaatttttttccagagtcCAGCTCAGTTGCTACTCATCTCCAAAGACaaacgaactcacaattgaaaacttaattcaaaacagttttcatttcattctccGAAAGTAATTATTCTTGATCAGACAAAAAGCACGTGCCTCACTTTTCAAGCTTGCGGCTGCAAGCGAAACTGAAAAGTTATATCAAAGAATAATGTCACGACCATAAGACGCGCCAAGCtgataataaatttaaaaggatATTAATAGCGGGTGATGTATCAGACTCCTGAACTTCCTTGGGTTTCCCACAAATATGAATAATCTCGTCCTTCATCAAGTGTGAACAAACACTTGACTGGAGCCTCGAGTTTTgatgtttatcaaaattattcCCTTTTTCGTAACTCGCTTAGCTTCTGATAGTGACATAACGAAACAAGTCAGGGTAAATTCTTTCGCTATCATCAATTCATTCCGTTCCtaaaattttgctgaaaaatatttattccgcaTTATAGAcaataaatctaaaaaaattccCATTTATCATTTCCTATTTGTATTCCCATCTCATTTTCCCATTCCTCActccccattcctcattcctcattcctcattctccattcctcattcctcattcctcattctccattcctcattcctcattcctcattctccattcctcattcctcattcctcattctccattcctcattcctcattcctcattctgCATTCTCCATTCCACATTCCCCACTCCTCATTCCCC from Pocillopora verrucosa isolate sample1 chromosome 14, ASM3666991v2, whole genome shotgun sequence carries:
- the LOC131785792 gene encoding uncharacterized protein, with the translated sequence MSSQGEFRVAIYASEYKQICAWVLKERSLETGGDLFGLWNNDHTAVIQLVLGPGKHCQRTSGSFYQDVRYLEKVGSHLTSKEGLCHIGEWHSHHTIGLKRPSGGDERTVWTNMPKYGLSRFLLFIANIENRNLSASTGCFLFEFEKNTNKRKPVRQGKFVLLQNESPFRSRCLEVLAGDAECLNQKEKVGLLELSKKAISVPKERPVVTQRQPFDEERGGGNEDDKEFTVAIYVSEYKQICAWVFKNQDLETGGDLFGLWYDDYTAVVQFVLGPGTNCQRTTTSFFQDVEYLEKVGSHLTGKEGLCHIGEWHSHHKIGLKQPSNGDKRTVWTNMPKYGLSRFLLFIANFETHESTYDSVSVGCFLFKESKTSHRKLFSGRFKLLPTESPFRSKCVRNPSLIEGAEGLNENKEINSLDEVVTGSSEMKEDGKRPLMVRDESKDLAAKQYPAESLNESNEINSLNKVITGSSEMQEDVKRPLMVREESKNPAAKHCTAEGLNESNEINSSEEVVSGSSEEQEDVKQPLMVREESKNPAAEHCTVGGLNESSEINSPEEVVSGYREERDVKQPLMVRDESKTPATKCCKCCSVM